A single window of Nocardia sp. NBC_01327 DNA harbors:
- a CDS encoding methylated-DNA--[protein]-cysteine S-methyltransferase, with amino-acid sequence MSHPDRPLASAALFDTAIGTCALAWSAAGVLRFALPEADPAATLAYILRRHRTFDVREAEPTPEIAAVIEKIRAHLAGDLDDLHWIPLDTSPFNDFDRAVYAVARAIDPGHTLSYGDIAHRIGAPGGAQAVGQSLGRNPIPLIIPCHRVLAADHALHGFSAPGGLDTKQRLLEIERTPGFGEPTLF; translated from the coding sequence ATGTCGCATCCGGACCGCCCGCTCGCCTCAGCGGCGCTCTTCGACACCGCGATCGGCACTTGCGCCCTCGCCTGGAGCGCCGCGGGGGTGCTGCGCTTCGCCCTCCCCGAGGCCGATCCCGCTGCCACGCTCGCGTATATCCTGCGCCGCCACCGCACCTTCGATGTCCGGGAAGCCGAGCCCACTCCCGAAATCGCCGCGGTCATCGAGAAGATTCGTGCCCACCTGGCCGGTGACCTCGACGACCTGCACTGGATCCCGCTGGATACCAGTCCTTTCAACGATTTCGACCGCGCCGTGTACGCCGTGGCCCGCGCCATCGACCCCGGCCACACGCTGAGTTACGGCGATATCGCGCATCGCATCGGCGCGCCCGGCGGCGCCCAGGCCGTAGGCCAATCCCTGGGCCGCAACCCGATTCCCCTGATCATTCCGTGCCACCGCGTGCTGGCCGCCGATCACGCCCTGCACGGGTTCTCCGCTCCCGGTGGCCTGGACACCAAACAGCGACTACTCGAAATCGAGCGCACCCCGGGTTTCGGCGAACCCACCCTCTTCTGA
- the yczR gene encoding MocR-like transcription factor YczR, which produces MAIRVIGAASLTRDLGRWRHDEPGAAPAADSSRRTTRPAYVALAESVRLLIHDGRAPLGVALPSERDLATSLRVSRTTVTSAYSLLREHGYLISRQGSRSTVALPPTVVHDGTKPARSLLAMMAQPELPTIDMTYAAMSAPVEMMDAYTTALQGLPTYLGTHGMDPVGMLMLREALARRYTERGLPTDPDQILVTLGAQHGLRLLLNVLTTPAERVLIDHPSYPNAIEAIRDVGARPVPVPLRPDGWDLDGIRSAARQTAASIAYLVPDYHNPTGLLLSAEGRAELAAIARETRMTVIVDESMVDLHLTDDEIMPPVAAFARGSEIVTIGSASKSFWGGLRVGWVRANQSLITKLLGTRSTMDLGTPVMDQLATVHLLQHADEILTVRRQQLRSRRAALLDALAEDLPDWRVSPGAGGMSLWAQLPAPVSTALAATAPNHGVLLAAGPRFGVQGAFERFLRLPFTHEETDIRIGVKCLAAAYNSLTPHAVEPLTPLTCY; this is translated from the coding sequence ATGGCGATACGAGTGATCGGCGCGGCCAGCCTTACCCGCGACCTGGGCCGGTGGCGGCACGACGAACCCGGCGCCGCCCCGGCCGCCGACAGCAGCAGGCGCACGACCCGGCCCGCCTATGTCGCACTGGCCGAGAGCGTCCGGCTGCTCATCCACGACGGGCGCGCGCCACTGGGCGTGGCACTGCCCAGCGAACGCGATCTGGCCACCAGCCTGCGCGTCAGCCGCACCACCGTCACCTCCGCGTACTCACTGCTGCGCGAGCACGGTTATCTGATCAGCAGGCAGGGTTCGCGCAGTACGGTGGCGCTGCCGCCGACGGTGGTGCACGACGGCACCAAACCGGCGCGCAGCCTGCTCGCCATGATGGCGCAGCCGGAGCTGCCGACCATCGATATGACGTACGCCGCCATGTCTGCCCCAGTGGAGATGATGGATGCGTACACCACTGCGCTGCAAGGACTTCCGACGTATCTCGGAACTCACGGCATGGACCCGGTCGGCATGCTCATGCTGCGTGAGGCGCTGGCCCGGCGGTACACCGAGCGCGGGCTGCCCACCGATCCCGATCAGATCCTGGTCACCCTCGGCGCGCAGCACGGATTGCGACTACTGCTGAATGTGCTCACCACTCCGGCCGAGCGGGTGCTCATCGATCACCCCAGCTATCCCAATGCCATCGAGGCCATTCGCGATGTGGGCGCCCGCCCGGTGCCGGTGCCGCTGCGCCCGGACGGCTGGGATCTGGACGGAATCCGCAGTGCCGCAAGGCAAACCGCGGCGAGCATCGCGTACCTGGTGCCGGATTACCACAATCCCACCGGACTGCTGCTGTCCGCCGAGGGCCGCGCCGAGCTGGCGGCCATCGCCCGCGAAACCCGTATGACGGTGATCGTCGACGAATCGATGGTGGATCTGCACCTCACCGATGACGAAATCATGCCTCCGGTAGCGGCATTCGCGCGCGGCTCGGAGATCGTGACCATCGGCTCGGCCTCGAAGTCCTTCTGGGGCGGCCTGCGCGTCGGCTGGGTCCGCGCCAACCAATCCCTCATCACCAAACTGCTGGGCACCCGCTCCACCATGGACCTCGGCACACCCGTGATGGACCAGCTGGCCACGGTCCACCTGCTTCAGCACGCCGACGAAATCCTCACCGTCCGAAGGCAACAGCTCCGCTCCCGCCGCGCAGCCCTCCTCGACGCCCTGGCCGAGGACCTCCCCGACTGGCGCGTCTCCCCCGGCGCCGGGGGCATGTCCCTCTGGGCCCAACTCCCTGCCCCCGTCTCCACCGCCCTGGCCGCCACCGCCCCGAACCACGGCGTCCTGCTCGCCGCCGGCCCTCGCTTCGGCGTCCAAGGCGCCTTCGAACGCTTCCTCCGCCTCCCCTTCACCCACGAGGAAACCGACATCCGAATCGGCGTGAAATGCCTAGCGGCCGCCTACAACTCCCTCACCCCCCACGCCGTCGAGCCGCTGACGCCGCTGACCTGCTACTGA
- a CDS encoding adenylosuccinate synthase, translating into MPAIVLIGAQWGDEGKGKATDLLGGRVQWVVRYQGGNNAGHTVVLPNGDNFALHLIPSGILTPGVTNVIGNGVVVDPGVLLDELAGLEQRGVDTSRLLLSADAHLIMPYHVAIDKVTERFLGNKKIGTTGRGIGPCYQDKVARVGVRVADVLDEKILTQKVEAALEFKNQVLVKIYNRRALDPQQVVDEVLEKAEGFKHRIADTRLLLNQAIEAGEIVLLEGSQGTLLDVDHGTYPYVTSSNPTSGGAAVGSGIGPNKIETVLGILKAYTTRVGSGPFPTELFDESGVYLAKTGGEVGVTTGRARRTGWFDAVIARYATRVNGITDYFLTKLDVLSSLDTIPICVAYEVDGERVEQMPTTQTDFHHAKPIYEEMPGWWEDISGARTFEELPPNAQAYVLRLEELSGARMSCIGVGPGRDQTIVRHDILS; encoded by the coding sequence ATGCCGGCAATCGTGCTGATCGGCGCCCAGTGGGGCGACGAGGGCAAGGGCAAAGCGACCGATCTGCTCGGTGGCCGTGTCCAGTGGGTAGTGCGGTACCAGGGCGGCAATAACGCGGGTCACACCGTGGTGCTGCCCAATGGCGACAACTTCGCGCTGCACCTGATTCCCTCCGGCATCCTCACCCCGGGTGTGACCAACGTCATCGGCAACGGCGTCGTCGTCGATCCGGGCGTGTTGCTCGACGAACTCGCGGGCCTGGAACAGCGCGGCGTGGACACCTCCCGCCTGCTGCTGTCGGCCGACGCGCACCTGATCATGCCGTACCACGTGGCCATCGATAAGGTCACCGAACGCTTCCTCGGCAATAAGAAGATCGGCACCACCGGCCGCGGCATCGGGCCCTGCTACCAGGACAAGGTTGCCCGCGTCGGCGTCCGCGTCGCCGATGTGCTGGACGAGAAGATCCTCACCCAGAAGGTCGAGGCCGCACTGGAATTCAAGAACCAGGTGCTGGTGAAGATCTACAACCGCCGCGCGCTCGACCCGCAGCAGGTGGTCGACGAGGTGCTGGAGAAGGCCGAAGGCTTCAAGCACCGCATCGCCGACACCCGCCTGCTGCTGAACCAGGCCATCGAGGCCGGCGAGATCGTGCTGCTGGAAGGCTCGCAGGGCACCCTGCTGGATGTCGATCACGGCACCTACCCGTACGTCACCTCCTCCAACCCGACCTCGGGCGGCGCGGCGGTCGGTTCGGGCATCGGCCCCAACAAGATCGAGACCGTGCTCGGCATCCTGAAGGCGTACACCACCCGCGTCGGCTCCGGCCCCTTCCCGACCGAACTCTTCGACGAGTCCGGCGTGTACCTGGCCAAGACCGGCGGCGAGGTCGGCGTGACCACCGGCCGCGCCCGCCGCACCGGCTGGTTCGACGCCGTGATCGCCCGCTACGCCACCCGCGTCAACGGCATCACCGACTACTTCCTCACCAAGCTGGACGTCCTCTCCAGCCTGGACACCATCCCGATCTGCGTGGCCTACGAGGTCGACGGCGAGCGCGTCGAGCAAATGCCCACCACCCAAACCGATTTCCACCACGCCAAGCCCATCTACGAGGAAATGCCCGGCTGGTGGGAAGACATCTCCGGCGCCCGCACCTTCGAGGAACTACCCCCGAACGCCCAGGCCTACGTCCTGCGCCTGGAGGAACTCTCCGGCGCCCGCATGTCCTGCATCGGCGTCGGCCCCGGCCGCGACCAGACCATCGTCCGCCACGACATCTTGAGTTGA
- a CDS encoding site-2 protease family protein, whose amino-acid sequence MSSPRALGRTPGAVRPSPIFLLVIAIAVAGGVVAWISDLLSRQAQFGVFVMVVAGWIVSLCLHEFAHAYVAWRAGDRDVELRGYLTLNPLKYSHPLLSIGLPILFIAIGGFALPGGAVYVNSGAFNARTQRTVSGAGPAVNAACAIVLLIIVRLWGSSSSHPAFWFGLSYLAFLQIMATVLNLIPVPGTDGYGILEPSLSYETRRSMDQIKPYGLLILIALLFVPQINIAFFDGIRALFGLSGVPSIWSSWGGSLTRFWT is encoded by the coding sequence ATGAGCTCTCCCCGCGCGCTCGGCCGAACCCCGGGGGCCGTGCGGCCGAGCCCGATTTTCCTGCTGGTCATCGCGATTGCCGTGGCAGGCGGCGTGGTCGCGTGGATCTCCGATCTGCTGTCGCGCCAAGCGCAGTTCGGCGTTTTCGTCATGGTGGTGGCGGGCTGGATCGTCTCGCTCTGCCTGCACGAGTTCGCGCACGCGTATGTGGCGTGGCGGGCCGGGGACCGGGATGTGGAACTGCGCGGGTACCTCACGCTGAATCCGCTGAAATACAGTCATCCGCTGCTGTCGATCGGGCTGCCGATCCTGTTCATCGCCATCGGCGGGTTCGCGCTGCCCGGTGGTGCGGTGTACGTGAATTCGGGGGCCTTCAACGCCCGGACACAGCGGACCGTGAGCGGTGCGGGTCCGGCGGTCAATGCCGCGTGCGCGATCGTGCTGCTGATCATCGTGCGGCTCTGGGGCAGTTCGTCTTCCCATCCCGCGTTCTGGTTCGGGCTGAGTTACCTTGCGTTCCTGCAGATCATGGCGACCGTGCTGAATCTGATCCCGGTGCCGGGAACGGACGGGTACGGGATTCTGGAGCCGTCGCTGAGCTATGAGACGCGGCGGTCCATGGATCAGATCAAGCCGTACGGACTCTTGATCCTGATCGCGCTGCTGTTCGTGCCGCAGATCAATATCGCGTTCTTCGACGGCATTCGCGCGCTGTTCGGCCTGTCGGGCGTGCCGTCGATCTGGTCCAGCTGGGGCGGATCGCTGACGCGCTTCTGGACCTAA
- a CDS encoding FUSC family protein codes for MRTAAARVRLSLLPIVQCAVGAGLAWFIAHKVIGHPQPFFAPMAAMISIGVSFGARLRRAVELIAGVSVGIGIGDLFVSYFGTGVWQISLLVIFAMCAAVFLDGGPVITMQAASSAVLVATLIPPHSGASHFRIVDALVGGMVGIVVVAAIPLHPVRRARQQAADILGVMGKALTDAADGLLEHDADKIKAALEAVRGTQTRLDTLRSTLAGGREISRISPLYWNSRARLERIQDTADPIDNAVRNTRVLLRRALSLVRDDEVLNPSLTLEVEQLGKAVDVVREMVLADPGEQPDAAEATRVLRSVAKGATKDMVEGAGISAHVVFAQTRSILVDLMQVCGMRRLSSIALLPPTVPNPYVTPID; via the coding sequence ATGCGCACCGCTGCCGCCAGGGTTCGCCTCTCCTTGCTGCCGATCGTGCAGTGCGCCGTCGGGGCGGGCCTGGCCTGGTTCATCGCACATAAGGTAATCGGTCACCCACAGCCGTTTTTCGCGCCCATGGCCGCCATGATCTCGATCGGTGTGTCGTTCGGTGCGCGCCTGCGCCGGGCGGTCGAGTTGATCGCCGGTGTGTCCGTCGGCATCGGCATCGGCGACCTGTTCGTCTCCTACTTCGGCACCGGCGTCTGGCAGATCTCACTGCTGGTGATCTTCGCCATGTGCGCGGCGGTGTTCCTGGACGGCGGTCCGGTCATCACCATGCAGGCGGCGTCCTCGGCGGTGCTGGTGGCCACTCTGATTCCGCCGCACAGCGGGGCATCGCATTTCCGCATTGTGGACGCCCTGGTCGGCGGCATGGTCGGCATCGTGGTGGTGGCGGCGATTCCACTGCATCCGGTGCGCCGGGCCAGGCAGCAGGCGGCCGACATCCTCGGTGTCATGGGCAAGGCGCTCACCGATGCCGCGGACGGACTGCTGGAGCACGACGCCGACAAGATCAAAGCGGCGCTGGAGGCGGTGCGCGGCACCCAGACTCGCCTCGACACCCTGCGCAGCACTCTCGCCGGCGGCCGGGAGATCAGCAGAATCTCACCGCTGTACTGGAATTCGCGCGCCCGCCTGGAGCGCATTCAAGACACCGCGGATCCGATCGACAATGCCGTCCGCAATACCCGCGTATTGCTCCGCCGCGCACTGTCTCTCGTGCGTGACGACGAAGTCCTCAACCCGAGCCTGACCCTCGAGGTGGAGCAGCTCGGGAAAGCCGTGGACGTGGTCCGCGAAATGGTGCTCGCCGATCCCGGCGAACAACCCGATGCCGCGGAGGCCACCCGCGTCCTGCGTTCGGTCGCCAAGGGCGCCACCAAGGATATGGTCGAGGGCGCGGGCATTTCCGCGCACGTGGTGTTCGCGCAGACCCGTTCGATCCTGGTCGATCTCATGCAGGTGTGCGGTATGCGCCGGCTCTCCTCCATCGCGCTGCTGCCGCCGACCGTGCCGAATCCCTATGTGACGCCGATCGATTAG
- a CDS encoding DUF3151 domain-containing protein, whose amino-acid sequence MTSFGDLLGPQPVLLPENSEAEEALLENQDAVLVAAAHPTASIAWAYLAEAALIAGAGEVNADTLAAYAFARTGYHRGLDLLRRNGWKGFGPVPWSHEPNQGFLRAVAVLAKAARTIGENDEYARCLDLLEDCDPRAAGELGLD is encoded by the coding sequence ATGACGTCCTTCGGTGATCTGCTCGGACCGCAACCGGTACTCCTCCCGGAAAACTCGGAAGCGGAGGAAGCGCTGCTGGAGAATCAGGATGCGGTGCTGGTCGCAGCCGCGCATCCGACGGCCTCCATCGCCTGGGCGTACCTCGCCGAGGCCGCTCTCATCGCCGGCGCCGGTGAGGTGAACGCCGACACGCTGGCGGCCTACGCCTTCGCCCGCACCGGCTACCACCGCGGCCTGGACCTGTTGCGCCGCAATGGCTGGAAGGGCTTCGGCCCGGTGCCGTGGAGCCACGAGCCCAACCAGGGTTTCCTGCGGGCCGTCGCGGTGCTGGCCAAGGCGGCCCGCACCATCGGCGAGAACGACGAATACGCCCGCTGCCTGGACCTGCTCGAGGATTGCGACCCGCGCGCCGCGGGCGAACTCGGGCTCGACTGA
- a CDS encoding Rv0361 family membrane protein, translating to MPAAGEAAEPAAAGGSKKRLWIIAAAVVAVLVVIGVVIAVVKGSSDNSPDSQVTASISTYTAGLAAGDLDKLRGITCGTQHDFYQNISADQFAGVYRTSKEQKSIPVVKSVDAIKITGDSAIAQATVYTEADPAKMSSRTFDLQHTADGWKVCDPANTPH from the coding sequence GTGCCTGCTGCCGGTGAGGCGGCTGAGCCTGCGGCGGCCGGTGGGTCCAAGAAGCGGCTGTGGATTATCGCGGCGGCGGTTGTCGCGGTGCTCGTGGTGATCGGCGTGGTGATCGCGGTGGTGAAGGGTTCGTCGGACAATTCGCCGGACTCGCAGGTCACGGCATCGATTTCGACGTATACGGCGGGGCTGGCGGCCGGCGATCTGGACAAGCTGCGCGGCATCACCTGCGGTACGCAGCACGACTTCTACCAGAATATTTCGGCGGATCAGTTCGCCGGCGTGTACCGAACATCGAAGGAGCAGAAGAGCATTCCGGTGGTGAAGAGCGTGGACGCCATCAAGATCACCGGAGATTCCGCGATCGCGCAGGCCACGGTGTACACCGAGGCGGATCCGGCGAAAATGTCCTCGCGCACCTTCGATCTGCAGCACACCGCCGACGGCTGGAAAGTCTGCGATCCAGCCAACACTCCCCACTGA
- a CDS encoding fused (3R)-hydroxyacyl-ACP dehydratase subunits HadA/HadB: MPETAEALAATTATDLVGRHFRVRDHYDVGREKVREFARAVRNDHPAHHREDDALAIGYAGLVASPTFASVIGAATTRALIGTVLTEYDVSQFLQTDQTFEYHRPILAGDLLSVDVGIEQIRSYGDNDFITVKVTLTDADALPVLVATTTIVARRGVEIDPASAETVIGVVMHGHVPDDSGTTDPTGLILLAPEEVTDFRDPAPARPVHTAHTAATLAAGTELPAAKMPVTRGDLVNYAGVSGDPNPIHFSDAAARLVGLPTVVAHGMLTMGLTASYLVSWLGDPAALTKFSVRFSGFVPVEQTAPTFVEFTGKVKSVNPETGSATVVLGATSEGKKLFGRAVADIRLS; the protein is encoded by the coding sequence ATGCCGGAGACGGCCGAGGCGCTAGCCGCCACCACCGCCACCGATCTGGTCGGACGGCACTTCCGCGTCCGCGATCACTATGACGTGGGCCGCGAGAAGGTCCGTGAATTCGCGCGCGCCGTACGAAATGATCACCCCGCCCACCATCGGGAAGACGATGCGCTCGCGATCGGCTACGCCGGTCTGGTCGCCTCGCCGACCTTCGCCTCGGTGATCGGCGCCGCCACCACGCGCGCCCTGATCGGCACCGTGCTCACCGAGTACGACGTCTCGCAGTTTCTGCAGACCGATCAGACCTTCGAGTACCACCGCCCGATCCTGGCCGGTGACCTGCTGTCGGTGGATGTGGGCATCGAGCAGATCCGCTCCTACGGCGACAACGACTTCATCACCGTCAAGGTGACGCTGACCGACGCCGACGCCCTGCCGGTACTGGTGGCGACCACCACCATCGTGGCACGCCGCGGCGTGGAGATCGATCCGGCGAGCGCGGAGACGGTGATCGGCGTGGTCATGCACGGCCACGTCCCCGACGACTCCGGCACCACCGATCCGACCGGGCTCATCCTGCTCGCACCGGAGGAGGTCACCGATTTCCGTGATCCCGCACCGGCCCGCCCGGTGCATACGGCCCACACCGCCGCGACCCTCGCGGCCGGGACCGAGCTGCCGGCCGCCAAGATGCCCGTCACCCGTGGCGATCTGGTGAACTACGCCGGAGTTTCCGGCGACCCCAACCCGATTCACTTCAGCGATGCCGCCGCCCGCCTGGTCGGCCTGCCGACCGTGGTGGCGCACGGCATGCTCACCATGGGCCTGACCGCGAGCTATCTGGTGTCCTGGCTGGGCGATCCGGCCGCGCTCACCAAGTTCAGCGTGCGCTTCTCCGGCTTCGTCCCGGTTGAGCAGACCGCACCCACCTTCGTGGAATTCACCGGCAAGGTGAAGTCCGTGAATCCCGAAACCGGTTCCGCCACCGTCGTTCTCGGCGCCACCTCGGAAGGCAAGAAGCTCTTCGGCCGCGCCGTCGCCGACATCAGGCTGAGTTGA
- a CDS encoding DUF4185 domain-containing protein, whose translation MAERLLAAVGAVVFGAGVLVSANPSIAVAAPAEPGAVATIPGIGACHADPKPVHESLVPKTVEVPVSYPVVTVDPGPAVESTKRVKMELPSDPCVNPCPDLTDQPAPPPGLGEQLGIPRLIIHPQPFNFAFPDPNPPAVPPGPDPVFPSIEAAAQAPVRPAPQVSDVREVAKLTGADSVNRTDKRWQVQGTDLGIMWESAPGEVAVAFGDTVGRDFHPPGGMGEDWRSNLLAFSTNRDLAGGVVFDRMVTDDRCHASELLSSRKMDNIEITTIPTSGFAIGDRQYMSYMSIRTWNSIPGTWYTNYGGLAYSDDHGETWTKDPHAKWDNIFGVSNFQVAAMVPQGDFVYMFGTPNTRLGSVGLARVPKDQVLNTTAYQYWRDGQWTPVGGYAAATPIVDAPAGELSVRYDADRKIWQMSYLDTAKASLVVRESDSPQGVWSPSTPTVSALQFPELYGGFIHPWSTGKDLYFTMSTWSDYNVYLMHATLN comes from the coding sequence ATGGCCGAGCGGCTGCTGGCCGCGGTGGGAGCGGTGGTGTTCGGGGCAGGTGTGCTGGTGTCCGCGAACCCGTCGATCGCCGTGGCTGCTCCGGCGGAACCCGGTGCGGTAGCAACGATTCCAGGTATCGGGGCGTGCCACGCCGACCCGAAACCGGTGCATGAATCGCTGGTGCCCAAAACCGTGGAGGTGCCGGTGTCGTATCCGGTGGTCACGGTGGATCCCGGGCCCGCGGTGGAGAGCACCAAGCGGGTCAAGATGGAGCTGCCTTCCGATCCGTGCGTCAATCCGTGCCCGGATCTCACCGATCAGCCGGCGCCGCCGCCGGGTCTCGGTGAGCAGCTGGGGATTCCGCGGCTGATCATTCATCCGCAGCCCTTCAATTTCGCCTTCCCCGACCCGAATCCGCCCGCGGTGCCGCCCGGACCCGATCCGGTGTTTCCGAGCATCGAGGCCGCGGCGCAGGCTCCGGTCCGGCCCGCGCCGCAGGTGTCGGACGTGCGCGAGGTCGCCAAACTGACCGGAGCCGATTCGGTCAATCGCACCGATAAGCGCTGGCAGGTGCAGGGCACCGATCTGGGCATCATGTGGGAGAGCGCGCCCGGGGAGGTCGCCGTCGCCTTCGGTGACACCGTGGGCCGCGACTTCCACCCGCCGGGCGGTATGGGCGAGGACTGGCGCAGTAATCTGCTGGCCTTCAGCACCAATCGCGATCTCGCCGGGGGTGTGGTCTTCGACCGCATGGTCACCGACGACCGCTGCCACGCCAGCGAACTGCTGAGCAGCCGCAAAATGGACAATATCGAGATCACCACCATCCCGACCTCGGGCTTCGCCATCGGTGATCGGCAGTACATGAGCTATATGTCCATTCGCACCTGGAACAGCATTCCGGGCACCTGGTACACCAACTACGGCGGCCTCGCCTACTCCGACGATCACGGCGAAACCTGGACAAAAGACCCACACGCCAAGTGGGACAATATTTTCGGCGTCTCCAACTTCCAGGTGGCGGCCATGGTGCCGCAGGGTGATTTCGTCTACATGTTCGGCACGCCCAATACCCGGCTGGGGTCGGTCGGGCTGGCCCGGGTGCCCAAGGATCAGGTCCTCAACACCACCGCCTACCAGTACTGGCGGGACGGGCAGTGGACGCCGGTCGGCGGATACGCCGCTGCCACACCGATTGTCGACGCACCCGCCGGTGAACTGTCGGTCCGCTACGACGCCGACCGCAAGATCTGGCAGATGAGTTACCTCGACACCGCCAAGGCGTCTCTTGTTGTGCGGGAATCGGATTCACCGCAGGGCGTCTGGTCGCCCAGTACGCCCACCGTGAGCGCCCTCCAATTCCCGGAGCTCTACGGCGGTTTCATCCACCCCTGGTCCACCGGCAAAGACCTGTACTTCACCATGTCCACCTGGAGCGACTACAACGTCTACCTGATGCACGCCACTCTGAACTAG
- a CDS encoding BTAD domain-containing putative transcriptional regulator: MTLDVRVLGPVQVLVGGRPVLVGGPKPRALLAALTVNRRRAVSSQALADIVWNDEPPDSYQASLQVFVSNIRKTLRNAGIDPAAVLRTESSGYRLEIPDENCDIGRFESIRRSGTEAANAGDHEGAARLYAAALAEWTGRALDDLPGLSFAESFATAMDEERLLVASARVDAEIACGRASSVVGELVSMTNAHPLREPLWAQLITALYLSGRQADALEACRRVRGVLSDELGIDPGPALVALEQQVLRQEPLLTGQIAEVERLAKAMTETVTEMPRAVRAGQLLTAEGRVLPIAVGGMKIGRMTDNDLVLDDPKASRYHAHITPSRAGLLIKDLHSANGVYINEAAIESAAVLADGDAIRIGATVFIFQATR, from the coding sequence ATGACTCTCGATGTGCGGGTCCTCGGACCTGTGCAAGTGCTGGTCGGCGGCCGGCCGGTCCTGGTCGGCGGCCCGAAGCCGCGCGCACTGCTGGCGGCATTGACGGTGAACCGGCGGCGGGCGGTGTCTTCGCAGGCCCTGGCCGACATCGTCTGGAACGACGAACCGCCGGACTCCTATCAGGCCAGCCTGCAGGTGTTCGTCTCGAATATCCGGAAGACGCTCCGCAATGCGGGCATCGATCCGGCCGCCGTGCTGCGCACCGAATCCTCCGGGTACCGGCTCGAAATCCCCGATGAGAATTGCGATATCGGGCGTTTCGAGAGCATTCGCCGGTCCGGTACCGAGGCCGCCAATGCGGGCGATCACGAGGGCGCGGCGCGGCTGTACGCGGCGGCGCTGGCCGAGTGGACCGGACGCGCGCTGGACGATCTGCCGGGGCTGTCCTTCGCTGAAAGTTTCGCCACCGCAATGGATGAGGAGCGACTGCTGGTCGCCTCCGCCCGGGTCGATGCCGAAATTGCCTGCGGGCGAGCCTCATCGGTGGTCGGCGAGCTGGTGTCCATGACCAATGCGCATCCGCTGCGGGAACCGCTGTGGGCGCAGCTGATCACGGCGCTGTACCTATCGGGCCGGCAGGCCGACGCACTGGAGGCCTGCCGCCGCGTGCGCGGTGTGCTCTCCGATGAGCTCGGCATCGACCCGGGTCCGGCGCTGGTCGCGCTGGAACAGCAGGTGCTGCGGCAGGAACCCTTGCTGACCGGGCAGATCGCCGAGGTCGAGCGGTTGGCCAAGGCCATGACCGAGACGGTCACCGAAATGCCGCGGGCAGTGCGGGCGGGCCAGTTGCTCACCGCGGAGGGCCGGGTGCTGCCCATTGCGGTGGGCGGTATGAAGATCGGCCGCATGACCGACAACGATCTGGTGCTGGACGATCCTAAGGCCAGTCGATACCACGCGCACATCACGCCCAGCCGGGCCGGATTGCTCATCAAGGATCTGCATTCGGCGAACGGGGTGTACATCAACGAGGCGGCCATCGAGAGTGCCGCGGTGCTCGCCGACGGTGACGCCATCCGGATCGGCGCTACTGTCTTCATCTTTCAAGCCACGCGCTGA